The proteins below come from a single Scatophagus argus isolate fScaArg1 chromosome 15, fScaArg1.pri, whole genome shotgun sequence genomic window:
- the LOC124072486 gene encoding protein YIPF7-like has protein sequence MGDFQPFEQDFYQTGYYIDDQGHAVACYDSYSSTGPAYYDEGTKAFMPGVLDPSMEQQYTGKFYQPSMSSGTEETESTERYYTEEEPPLLEELGINLDHIWQKALTVLNPFKPADGSIMNETDLTGPIIFCIALGVTLMMAGKAHFGYVYGTSAIACIGMYILLSLMSSMSVSYGCVASVLGYCLLPMVALSAFAVFYSLQGVLGTVLALLGICWCSFSASKIFISTLAMEGQQLLVAYPCALLYGLFALLTVF, from the exons ATGGGGGACTTCCAGCCGTTTGAGCAGGACTTCTACCAGACTGGATATTACATAGATGACCAGGGTCATGCAGTGGCCTGCTATGATTCCTACAGTTCAACAGGCCCTGCTTATTATGATGA GGGAACAAAGGCTTTCATGCCAGGTGTTTTGGATCCTTCCATGGAGCAGCAGTACACTGGAAAGTTCTACCAACCTTCAATGTCTTCTGGgactgaggaaacagaaagcacagaaagaTATTATACTGAAGAGGAGCCTCCTCTTCTTGAGG AATTAGGCATCAATTTAGACCATATCTGGCAGAAGGCACTGACGGTGTTGAACCCTTTTAAGCCTGCAGATGGCAGCATTATGAATGAGACAGATCTGACAGGTCCTATCATCTTCTGCATTGCATTGGGGGTCACTTTAATGATG GCAGGTAAAGCACACTTTGGTTATGTGTATGGGACCAGTGCTATAGCCTGTATCGGGATGTACATTCTACTGAGTCTGATGAGTTCCATGTCAGTGTCTTAcggctgtgtggccagtgtcCTGGGCTACTGCCTCCTGCCCATGGTGGCCCTCTCTGCATTTGCTGTCTTCTACTCTCTGCA GGGTGTCCTGGGTACAGTTCTGGCCTTATTAGGGATTTGTTGGTGTAGTTTTTCTGCCTCCAAGATCTTCATCTCCACCCTAGCTATGGAGGGCCAGCAGCTGTTAGTCGCTTACCCTTGTGCCCTGCTCTATGGACTTTTTGCATTGCTCACTGTATTTTAA
- the LOC124072375 gene encoding retinol dehydrogenase 14-like has protein sequence MMNGKTVIVTGANSGIGKATAAGIVKLHGRVIMACRDTSRAEDAAREIRQETGADSAQLVVKQLDLASLTSIHTFCQCILKEEPRLDVLVNNAGIYQCPYAKTEDGFEMQFGVNHLGHFLLTHLLLNLLKQSAPSRIVVVSSKLYKRGHINFEDLNSEQSYDKAFAYSRSKLANLLFTCELARRLEGSGVTVNALTPGIVRTNLGRHVHVPVLAKPLFNLISWGLFKSPEEGAQTSVYLACSPDVDGVQGKCFAGCQPQIVLDKATDQDVARKLWDISEVMVGITT, from the exons ATGATGAATGGAAAGACAGTAATAGTGACTGGTGCCAACAGCGGGATAGGGAAAGCCACAGCAGCGGGCATTGTGAAGCTCCATGGCCGCGTGATAATGGCCTGCCGGGACACGAGCAGGGCTGAGGACGCAGCTCGAGAGATTCGACAGGAGACCGGTGCTGACAGTGCACAGCTCGTCGTCAAACAGCTGGACCTCGCCTCGCTCACCTCTATACACACTTTCTGTCAATGCATATTAAAG GAGGAGCCTCGGTTAGATGTGCTGGTCAACAACGCCGGCATCTATCAGTGTCCTTACGCCAAAACAGAGGATGGCTTTGAGATGCAGTTTGGGGTCAACCACCTGGGCCATTTCCTGCTCACCCACCTGCTGCTCAACCTGCTGAAACAGTCAGCTCCCAGTCGCATAGTGGTGGTCTCATCCAAACTCTATAAGCGCGGTCACATTAACTTCGAGGACTTGAACAGTGAGCAGAGCTACGACAAAGCCTTCGCATACAGTCGCAGCAAACTGGCCAACCTGCTGTTCACCTGTGAGCTGGCCCGTCGGCTGGAGGGCAGCGGAGTCACGGTGAATGCTCTGACTCCAGGCATAGTAAGGACTAATCTGGGGAGGCATGTTCACGTCCCAGTGCTAGCTAAGCCCCTGTTTAACCTGATCTCCTGGGGCTTGTTTAAGAGCCCCGAGGAAGGAGCTCAGACTTCAGTCTATTTGGCCTGCAGCCCAGATGTAGATGGTGTGCAGGGCAAGTGCTTTGCAGGCTGTCAACCTCAGATTGTGCTGGACAAGGCCACAGACCAGGACGTTGCCCGTAAACTGTGGGACATTAGTGAAGTCATGGTGGGCATAACCACATGA